The genomic window CCCGTGTCCTTCGATGCCTCCACGCTGGAGCTGTGGGGCTCGCTGCTGCACGGAGCCACCCTGGCCATCGCCCCGGCGGGCCCCACCGCCGTGAGCGAGCTGGGCGACCTGCTACGTCGCCACGGCGTCACGGTCCTCTGGCTCACCGCGGGCCTCTTCCACCGTGTGGTGGACGAGCTGCCCGAGTGCCTGGGCAAGCTGCGCGTGCTGCTGGCCGGCGGCGATGTGCTCTCCGCCGCTCACGTCACGCGAGTGCTGGAGACCCACCCGCACCTCACCGTGGTCAACGGCTACGGCCCCACGGAGAACACCACCTTCACCTGCTGCTACCGCATGGCGGGCCGGCGTCAGTTCCCCGAGGGCAACGTCCCCATCGGCCACCCCATCATCAACACCACCGTCTACCTGCTGGACGCGGCGCTCCAGCCCGTGCCGCCGGGCCTGCCCGGCGAGCTGTACACCTCTGGAGACGGCCTGGCGCGCGGCTACCTGGGCCACCCGGCGGAGACGGCCACCCGCTTCGTCCCCAACCCCTTCGCGGACACGCCGGGCCAGCGCCTCTACCGCACCGGAGACCGCGCCTGGTTCGCGCCCGACGGCACGCTGCGCTTCCTGGGCCGCGTGGATCGACAGGTGAAGGTCCGCGGCCACCGCATCGAGCTGGGAGAGGTGGAGACGGCCCTGGCGGCGCACCCGGTCGTCCGCCAGGCGGCGGTCATCGTGCGCCCGGACACCTCCGGCGATCACCGCCTGCTGGCCTACGTCGTCCCGGACGAGGAGAAGCTCCAGGGCGTGCGTCAGCCGGACGGCAGCTCCTCGGAGGCCCAGGCGCTCGTCCAGCACTGGGGCCAGCTCTTCGACGCCACCTACAGCGCCGAGCGCCCCGCCCCGGATGACTTCGACATCGTCGGCTGGAACAGCAGCTACACGGGCCAGCCGCTGCCCGAGGCCGAGATGCGCGTATGGCGCGACGAGCGCGTGGCGCGCATCCTGGCCCAGCGTCCCCGGCGGGTGCTGGAGATCGGCTGCGGCACCGGCCTGCTGCTCTTCCCGGTGGCGCCGCACTGCGAGGCCTACGTCGGCCTGGACATCTCCGAGCAGACCGTCGAGGCCGTCCGAGCAGGCTGCGCTCGCCGTGGGCTGAACCACGTCCGCGTGGAGCGGCGCGAGGCGGACCAGCTCTCCGAGTTCGCGGGGGGCGACTTCGACGTGGTGGTCATCAACTCGGTGGCCCAGTACTTCCCGGACCTGGAGTACCTGCTGCGCGTGCTCGATGGAGCCCTGAGCGCGACTCGGCCGGGAGGGCTCGTCTTCGTGGGCGACGTGCGGCACCTGCCGCTGCTGGACGCCTTCCACACCTCGGTGGAGCTGCACCGCGCCACGCCGGACACGCGCCCGGACACGCTCTGGCAGCGGGTGCGCGCGGCCCGCATGCGAGAGACGGAGCTGTTGGTGGATCCGCGCCTCTTCCAGGCCCTGCGTGCACGCCACCCGAGGATCTCCGGGGTGAAGCTGCTGCTCCAGGGCGGCCGCCACCAGAACGAGCTGAACCGCTTCCGCTACGACGCCCTGCTGCACGTGGGCACCGAAGGCCTGGAGGTGGAGACGAACGGCGTTGAATGGGACTGGGACGCGGAGCGCCTGTCGCTGGCGGCCCTGCGCGAGCGGCTCGCCACACAGGACAAGCCCGTCACCGTGCGCCGCTGCCCCAACGCGCGGACCCTGGCTGCCGTGCTGGCCGCCAAGGAGCTGGGCAACGGCGTGGTCTTCGAAGCCGCCGGAGCGCTGCGGCGCCGGGTGGAGCAGCTCGCCCTGACGCGAGGCGTGGAGCCGGAGGAGCTGGTCGCCCTGGGCACCAGCCTGGGCCGTCCCGTGGAGGTGGGCCTCTCCGAGTCCGGGGACGCGGACCGCGTGGACGTGGTGTTCCACCGCAAGGGCGCGGGGCCTCGCGCCTACGCCACCCGGCCCCGAGAGGTGGATGCGGCCCAGGCGCCGAAGCTGGCCACGCTGGTGAACACGCCGGCGCTGGCCCGCGCACGGCTCGCGCTCCGGCAGGATCTGAAGCGCCACCTCTCGGAGCGGCTGCCCGCGCACATGCTGCCCGGGGCCATCACCCTGCTGGAGGCGCTGCCGCTCACCCCCAACGGCAAGGTCGCCGCGGCCAGCCTGCCCGAGCCGGACGGCGGCGAGCGGCCCACCTCCGTGCCCTACGTGGCGCCCCGCACGGAGGAGGAGCGAGTGCTAGCCCGGCTCTGGTCCGAGGTGCTCGGCATCGACGGCATCGGCGCGCTCGACAACTTCTTCGATCTGGGAGGGCACTCGCTGCTGGCCACGCGGGTGGTCTCCCGAATCCCCGAGTCGCTCGGCGTGGAGCTGCCGCTGCGACGGTTCTTCGAGACACCGGTCCTCACGGACCTGGCCCGCACCATCGCCACGGCGCGCTGGCTCGGCAGCATGCAGCAGGCCTCGACCCCGGAGGGTGAGGACCGCGAGGAGGTGGAGTTTTGACCCTCATCGACTTTCTGTCCCACCTGCGCGGGCTGGACGTCCAGGTCCGCGTGGAAGGGGATCGCCTGCTGTGCAACGCCCCTCCCGGAGTGCTGACTTCGGAGCTGCGCAATCAGATCAGCGCGAGGAAGCCGGAGCTGCTCGCCTTCCTGAGAGATCTCACCGACGCGAAGCCCGAGCCGGTGAGCATCCCCACGGTGGCGCGAGGCGGGCTGCTGCCTGTCTCCTTCGCGCAGCAGCGGCTGTGGTTCCTGGACCGGCTGGTGCCGGAGAACCCCTTCTACAACGTGCCCTCCGCGCTGCGCCTGATGGGCGAGCTGGACGTGGACGCGCTGCAACGGGCGATCTCCGCCATCGTCGAGCGGCACGAGGTGCTGCGCGGCACCTTCGAGGTGTCCGAGGGCCAGCCGTGGCTGCGCGTGCATCCGCCCGAGCAGGTGCCGCTGCCCATCCAGGATCTCAGCCACCTGCCCCCCACCGTGCGGGAGGAGGAGGCCGAGCGGCTGGCGACAGCCGAGACCAAGGCCGTGTTCGACCTGCGCACCGGGCCGCTGCTGCGGGCGAAGCTGCTCCGGCTGGACGCGCGGGACCACATCCTGCTGCTGACGCTGCACCACATCGTGGCCGACGGCTGGTCCATGGGAGTGCTCAACCGCGAGCTGGCGGCGCTGTATGGCACGAGCCGGCGCGGGCAGCCCTCCTCGCTGCCGCCGCTACCCATCCAGTACCCGGACTTCGCGGCCTGGCAGCGCAAGCGCGTCTCCGAGGAGCTGTTCCAGACACAGCTCGGCTACTGGCGCGAGCGCCTCGCGGGCCTCTCGCCCGTGGATCTGCCCTCGGATCGTCCCCGCTCCGCGACGCCGGGCTTCCGTGGCCGGACCTTCCACAAGATCCTGCCGGCGTCCCTGGCCTCCTCGGTGCGCGAGCTGTCCCGCGATCGAGGCGCCACGCCCTTCATGACGATGCTGGCGGGCTTCCAGGCGCTGCTGGCGCGCTACACGGGCCAGCCGGATGTGGCCATCGGCTCGCCCATCGCCAACCGCAACCACTCGGACGTGGAGGGGCTGATCGGCTTCTTCGTCAACACGCTCGTGCTGCGCACGGACGTGTCCGGAGACCCGAGCTTCCTGGAGCTGGTGGACCGGGCGCGCGACACGGCGCTGGGCGCATACGCCCACCAGGATCTGCCCTTCGAACGGCTGGTGGCGGAGCTGCGCCCCGAGCGGAACCTGGGGCGCAATCCGTTCTTCCAGGTGGTCTTCGCGGTGCAGAACGCGCCGAGGACGGACCTGGTGCTGGAGGGCCTGCGGGTGGATCCCCAGCCCTTCCAGACCTCCAGCACCCGCTTCGATCTGGAGGTGCACGTCTGGGAAGTGGACGGCGCGATGCACTGCGTGGCGATGTACAGCGCGGACCTCTTCGACGAGTCCACCATCCAGCGGCTCCTGACGCACTACGAGACGCTGCTGCGTGAAGCGCTGAAGGCGCCCCACCGGCCCATCGGCATGCTGTCCATGCTGAGCGCCGAGGAGGAGCGCACGCTGCGCCGCTGGAACGCCACCTCGCGCAACTATCCGAGGGACACGGGGCTCGCCGAGCTGTTCGCCGCGCACGTGGAGAAGACGCCCGAGGCGCTCGCGGTGCGGCTGGGAGACGAGACCCTCACCTACGCCGAGCTGGACCGACGCGCCAACCGCCTGGCCTGGGCGCTCCGGGGCAAGGGCGTGAGGCCCGGAGATCGGGTGGGCGTCCACCTCGGCCGCTCGCTCGAGCTGCCCGTGGCGCTGCTGGCGACGGTGAAGGCGGGGGCGGCCTACGTGCCGCTCGACCCCGAGCACCCCACCCAGCGCACGGCCTGGACGCTCCAGGACGCGGGCATCCAGGTGGTCCTCACGGGCCCGGGCACCCCGCTGCCGGTGGAAGCCCCCAGCGTGCTGGCGCTCCACGAGTCAGGCGCGCTGCTGGCCGAATGCCCCGACACGGTTCCGCCCGTCTCCTGCACGGGGGACTCGGTGGCCTACGTCATGTACACCTCGGGCTCGACGGGGCAGCCCAAGGGCGTGGAGGTGAGCCACCGGAACGTCGTGCGCCTCGTGGTGGGCACGGACTACGTCCAGCTCGGCGGCACCGACGCGATCGCCCAGCTGGGCAGCCCCGCCTTCGACGCGCTCACCTTCGAGCTGTGGGGAGCCTGGCTCAACGGCGGGCGGGTGGAGCTCATCCCCCAGGACGTGCTGCTGGATCCCCGGCGACTGGCCGACACCCTGCGCCGCCAGGGCGTGACGGCGATGTTCGTCACCGCCTCGCTGTTCAACGAGGTGCTGCGCTCGGTGCCCCAGGCCTTCGCGCCGGTGCGGCAGGTGCTCGTGGGAGGCGAGGCGCTGAACCCGGCGGCCTGCCGGTTCGCGCTGTCCCAGGAGGGCGCGGGACGGCTCATCAACGGCTACGGCCCCACGGAGAGCACCACCTTCGCGGTGGCTGGCGCCGTCGAGACGGTGGAGGAAGGCGCGCG from Hyalangium gracile includes these protein-coding regions:
- a CDS encoding non-ribosomal peptide synthetase, with protein sequence MSIGQFISELRKRDIRIHLEGDRLRFSAPKGAMTPELSAALSARKEEILAFLRDAASLLPSDSGATIPRADRKEPLPLSFAQQRLWFLDQLTPGSAIYNVPSAHRLEGTLDEPALKRALEELVRRHETLRTRFRVVGSTPIQDVGDGADWKWTVVDLSAEPLREELMRTRVAEEALRPFDMKQGYPFRVTLFRLDARTHVLVMVLHHIVSDGWSLGVLLRELATLYTAFHEGRGSPLTALPIQYGDFSVWQREQLQGARLQSLLSYWRRQLAGVTPLRLPALRSKAETAAPRGAVVELRLPPELTSRLRALAQAEGATLYMVLLAGFQALLGRYSGQDDVCVGSPIANRGRRELESLVGFFVNSLVMRGDLTGSPGLRTLVRRARETALGAYAHQDLPFEQIVEVLAPEREAGRNPLFQVVFALQNAPMDSLRLPELTLRPQPYEGATTRFDLEVHLWETGESLSGVIYYDAAAFDAAMVEQLGRRYRRLLEGGTADPDRPFTTLPLAEADELRVMLAAAGERRPYPRDSSITECFGLQAAHRPEATALRWGEQTVSYAALAEQAGRIAGALVDAGVQRGDRVALSVERSPRMVAALLGILQAGAAYLPLDGSYPPGRLQAMAAGAGATVGLRDGTSANLPAGVRWLDVSEALSWPRTATVPVTGEDLAYVEFTSGSTGEPKAVAVEHHAVLRLVHAQDFLAPVPEDVFLQFAPVSFDASTLELWGSLLHGATLAIAPAGPTAVSELGDLLRRHGVTVLWLTAGLFHRVVDELPECLGKLRVLLAGGDVLSAAHVTRVLETHPHLTVVNGYGPTENTTFTCCYRMAGRRQFPEGNVPIGHPIINTTVYLLDAALQPVPPGLPGELYTSGDGLARGYLGHPAETATRFVPNPFADTPGQRLYRTGDRAWFAPDGTLRFLGRVDRQVKVRGHRIELGEVETALAAHPVVRQAAVIVRPDTSGDHRLLAYVVPDEEKLQGVRQPDGSSSEAQALVQHWGQLFDATYSAERPAPDDFDIVGWNSSYTGQPLPEAEMRVWRDERVARILAQRPRRVLEIGCGTGLLLFPVAPHCEAYVGLDISEQTVEAVRAGCARRGLNHVRVERREADQLSEFAGGDFDVVVINSVAQYFPDLEYLLRVLDGALSATRPGGLVFVGDVRHLPLLDAFHTSVELHRATPDTRPDTLWQRVRAARMRETELLVDPRLFQALRARHPRISGVKLLLQGGRHQNELNRFRYDALLHVGTEGLEVETNGVEWDWDAERLSLAALRERLATQDKPVTVRRCPNARTLAAVLAAKELGNGVVFEAAGALRRRVEQLALTRGVEPEELVALGTSLGRPVEVGLSESGDADRVDVVFHRKGAGPRAYATRPREVDAAQAPKLATLVNTPALARARLALRQDLKRHLSERLPAHMLPGAITLLEALPLTPNGKVAAASLPEPDGGERPTSVPYVAPRTEEERVLARLWSEVLGIDGIGALDNFFDLGGHSLLATRVVSRIPESLGVELPLRRFFETPVLTDLARTIATARWLGSMQQASTPEGEDREEVEF